From the Gemmatimonadota bacterium genome, the window GCGGTCCCGGTCGTGGACCGTGCCCGGGTCCTGTTTCGTTACGTGCACCTGCTCGAAGAACATTTCGAAGAACTGTCGCGTATGGTCACGCGCGAGCACGGCAAAACCCTGGAAGAGGCTCGGGGATCCGTGCGCCGGGGCATTGAAGTGGTGGAGTTCGCCTGCGGGGCGCCGACTCTGCTCATGGGGGATTCCCTCGAACAGATCGCCAGCGGGATCGATTGCGATACCATCCGGCAGCCCGTGGGCGTCTGCGCGGGGATATCCCCCTTCAATTTTCCCGCCATGGTGCCCATGTGGATGTATCCGATTGCTATCGTCTGCGGCAACACCTTCGTACTCAAGCCCTCCGAGAAGGTGCCGCTGACGGCGATTCGGCTCATTGAACTGCTGGAGCAGGCCGGGCGGCAGCCCGGCCTG encodes:
- a CDS encoding aldehyde dehydrogenase family protein, which encodes MSNQETNGCPLFIDGSWVDAAGVATEPVFNPSDGSVIARTPMCGTSEVDAAVQAARKALPDWSAVPVVDRARVLFRYVHLLEEHFEELSRMVTREHGKTLEEARGSVRRGIEVVEFACGAPTLLMGDSLEQIASGIDCDTIRQPVGVCAGISPFNFPAMVPMWMYPIAIVCGNTFVLKPSEKVPLTAIRLIELLEQAGRQPGL